A single region of the Brassica rapa cultivar Chiifu-401-42 chromosome A03, CAAS_Brap_v3.01, whole genome shotgun sequence genome encodes:
- the LOC103861511 gene encoding probable methyltransferase At1g27930, translated as MPPHLHQSSLPILNPLLRFSPPSSPDTPKHKRESKITMPKFTVRKLIPLLIFVLSSLSVIRLLRISLKSSSSASHSLSSTTFRSEFSQQISANASQSALTEKELKLLSDTITSRPPCNVLVFGFAPHYLKLSSINTRGITVILEDEQSKSKAEVNPNNTRIYSLKYHQMEVKNVYKLLRHARANPACAAPNTNTLHQGSSECKLKLKDLPQEVYNTKWDVIVVDGPRGDDLEAPGRMGSIYTAAVLAIQGSSNSTTYVLVHDVQRTVEKWLSWEFLCQENQVSAKGNFWKFRIKGRSNASRFCSPETALIRY; from the coding sequence ATGCCTCCACATCTTCATCAATCTTCACTTCCTATTCTCAACCCTCTACTCAGATTCTCACCTCCTTCCTCCCCTGATACTCCCAAACACAAGAGAGAATCAAAGATCACCATGCCAAAATTCACTGTACGTAAACTCATACCTCTACTTATTTTCGTTCTCTCAAGCCTATCTGTTATTCGCCTCCTCCGGATCTCCTTAAAGTCTTCATCCTCTGCCTCTCATTCCCTCTCTTCTACCACATTTCGGTCTGAGTTCAGTCAGCAGATAAGTGCTAATGCGAGCCAGAGCGCTCTCACCGAAAAGGAACTCAAGCTCTTATCAGATACAATTACTAGTAGACCCCCTTGCAACGTCCTTGTTTTTGGGTTTGCACCTCACTACCTCAAGTTATCTTCAATCAACACCAGAGGCATTACCGTCATTTTAGAAGATGAACaatcaaaatcaaaagctgAAGTAAATCCCAACAACACAAGAATCTACAGCTTGAAGTACCATCAGATGGAAGTCAAGAACGTTTACAAACTGCTCCGACATGCCAGAGCTAATCCCGCATGTGCTGCACCAAATACGAATACTCTACATCAAGGCTCATCAGAATGCAAACTGAAACTGAAGGATTTGCCACAGGAAGTGTACAATACCAAATGGGATGTGATAGTTGTTGATGGACCACGTGGGGATGACTTAGAGGCGCCAGGTAGGATGGGGAGTATATATACTGCAGCTGTGTTAGCAATACAAGGAAGTAGTAACTCGACAACATATGTTTTAGTGCATGATGTGCAAAGGACTGTTGAGAAGTGGCTCTCCTGGGAATTCTTGTGCCAGGAGAATCAGGTTTCAGCTAAAGGGAACTTCTGGAAGTTTCGGATCAAGGGTCGATCAAATGCATCTAGGTTCTGCTCACCAGAAACAGCCTTGATCAGATATTAG
- the LOC103861514 gene encoding protein SINE4-like — MEEKEENPHERLKQKLSELEKVWTAMKEGKSSSAVSCITVEEALELVENSPRKLMISLQHDQDGPEAEMRSPYRRKLFHDSDDNDDDETRTTRLSHSTCWSSNVMRAGDNSNNNKINKKHEKKKKKNRGSIVCVCVIVLLLWVLVLLLINGFDQLSMNMNREIYSLVPT; from the coding sequence ATGGAAGAAAAAGAGGAAAATCCACACGAGCGATTGAAGCAGAAGCTGAGTGAGCTTGAGAAAGTATGGACCGCAATGAAAGAAGGCAAAAGCTCATCTGCAGTTTCGTGTATCACTGTGGAAGAAGCTCTTGAGTTAGTGGAAAACTCTCCAAGGAAGCTGATGATCTCTCTTCAACACGATCAAGATGGTCCAGAGGCAGAGATGAGATCACCCTATAGGAGAAAACTCTTTCACGACtctgatgataatgatgatgatgagacgAGAACGACAAGGTTGTCTCATTCGACTTGTTGGTCTTCGAATGTAATGAGAGCTGGagataatagtaataataataagattAACAAGAagcatgagaagaagaagaagaagaatagagGAAGTATTGTCTGTGTTTGTGTAATTGTTCTTTTGCTATGGGTTTTGGTTCTGTTGTTGATCAACGGCTTTGATCAACTCTCCATGAACATGAACAGAGAGATCTATAGTTTGGTACCTAcctga
- the LOC103861513 gene encoding protein transport protein Sec61 subunit gamma-1: MDAIDSVVDPLRDFAKDSIRLVKRCHKPDRKEFTKVAVRTAIGFVVMGFVGFFVKLIFIPINNIIVGAT, translated from the exons ATGGACGCCATCGATTCCGTCGTCGATCCTCTCAGAGATTTCGCCAAGGACAGCATTCGTCTCGTTAAGCGTTGCCACAAACCAGATCGCAAAG AGTTCACGAAAGTGGCGGTCCGTACAGCGATCGGGTTTGTAGTAATGGGATTCGTGGGGTTCTTCGTGAAGCTCATATTTATTCCCATCAACAACATCATCGTCGGTGCCACCTAG